In Elaeis guineensis isolate ETL-2024a chromosome 1, EG11, whole genome shotgun sequence, a genomic segment contains:
- the LOC105032435 gene encoding 6-phosphogluconate dehydrogenase, decarboxylating 1, chloroplastic, producing the protein MDAAAMSRIGLAGLAVMGQNLALNIAEKGFPISVYNRTASKVDETVGRASAEGGLPLIGHHTPRDFVLSIARPRSIIILVKAGAPVDQTIAALSQFMDPGDAIIDGGNEWYENTERRLREAAARGLLYLGMGVSGGEDGARHGPSLMPGGHLQAYHNVQDVLARVAAQVDDGPCVTFVGEGGAGNFVKMVHNGIEYGDMQLISEAYDVLRTVGGLSNSELAEIFADWNSGELESFLIEITADIFRVPDEHGDGELVDKILDKTGMKGTGKWTVQQAAELSVAAPTIAASLDSRYLSGLKEEREAAARVLDQAGIGGEVSGASLGRSIDKKRLIDDVRQALYASKICSYAQGMNLLRAKSEERGWNLNLGELARIWKGGCIIRARFLDRIKKAYERNRVLANLIVDPEFAREMVQRQGAWRRVVGMAIEAGISTPGMCSSLAYFDTYRRARLPANLVQAQRDYFGAHTYERVDRPGSFHTEWSKIARQSKAGAGAFN; encoded by the coding sequence ATGGATGCGGCGGCGATGTCGCGGATCGGGCTCGCCGGACTGGCGGTGATGGGCCAAAACCTGGCCCTCAACATCGCGGAGAAGGGCTTCCCGATCTCCGTCTACAACCGCACCGCCTCCAAGGTCGATGAAACCGTCGGCCGCGCGTCGGCGGAGGGCGGCCTCCCCCTCATCGGCCACCACACACCCCGCGACTTCGTCCTCTCCATCGCCCGCCCCCGGTCCATCATCATCCTCGTGAAGGCCGGCGCCCCCGTCGACCAGACCATCGCCGCCCTCTCCCAGTTCATGGACCCCGGCGACGCCATCATCGACGGCGGCAACGAGTGGTACGAGAACACCGAACGCCGCCTTCGCGAGGCCGCCGCCCGCGGCCTCCTCTACCTCGGTATGGGCGTCTCCGGCGGCGAGGACGGTGCCCGCCATGGCCCATCCCTCATGCCCGGCGGCCACCTCCAGGCCTACCACAACGTCCAGGACGTCCTCGCACGCGTCGCCGCCCAGGTCGACGACGGCCCCTGCGTCACCTTCGTCGGCGAGGGTGGCGCCGGCAATTTCGTTAAGATGGTCCATAACGGCATCGAGTACGGCGACATGCAGCTAATCTCCGAGGCCTACGACGTCCTGCGCACCGTCGGGGGCCTCTCCAACAGCGAGCTCGCGGAGATCTTCGCCGACTGGAACAGCGGGGAGCTCGAGAGCTTCCTCATCGAGATCACCGCCGATATCTTTAGGGTCCCGGACGAGCATGGGGATGGCGAGTTGGTGGACAAGATCCTCGACAAGACCGGGATGAAGGGGACAGGGAAGTGGACGGTCCAGCAGGCGGCGGAGCTCTCCGTCGCCGCCCCCACGATCGCCGCCTCCCTCGACAGCCGCTACCTCAGCGGGCTCAAGGAGGAGAGGGAGGCCGCCGCGAGAGTTCTCGACCAGGCCGGGATAGGCGGCGAGGTCTCTGGGGCGTCTCTGGGACGATCGATCGACAAGAAGCGTCTCATTGACGATGTCCGCCAGGCTCTGTACGCCTCCAAGATCTGTAGCTATGCCCAAGGGATGAACTTGCTCCGGGCCAAGAGCGAGGAGAGGGGTTGGAACCTTAATCTCGGGGAGCTGGCAAGGATCTGGAAAGGGGGTTGCATCATTAGGGCGAGGTTTCTGGACAGGATTAAGAAGGCATACGAAAGGAACCGTGTGCTTGCAAACCTGATAGTAGACCCGGAGTTTGCGAGGGAGATGGTGCAGCGGCAGGGGGCATGGAGGAGGGTAGTGGGGATGGCAATTGAGGCTGGAATCAGCACTCCGGGGATGTGCTCCAGTCTGGCATACTTTGACACATACCGCCGGGCTAGGCTGCCTGCAAACTTGGTGCAGGCGCAGAGAGATTACTTTGGGGCGCACACCTATGAGCGTGTCGACCGCCCTGGGTCGTTCCACACTGAGTGGTCCAAGATTGCCAGGCAGAGCAAGGCTGGTGCAGGTGCCTTTAATTGA
- the LOC140854796 gene encoding uncharacterized protein gives MWNHFPWAAESFKHVAPRYRDALVSHIRDNIDFEDCTDEEVTACILKMAANRYRDRRCRLHKYCNELQAKGIDPVTQPYRNWAGSSDDWRWLCEHFRSEAFQRRSEANKVNRSKIDSIHT, from the exons atgtggaatcattttccgtgggctgctgaaagtttcaagcatgtagctcctcgataccgtgatgctctagtctctcacatcagg gataatattgacttcgaggattgcactgacgaagaagtgacggcatgtattctcaaaatggctgcaaatagatacagagatcggcgatgtaggcttcataaatactgcaatgagctgcaggcgaaggggattgatcctgtgacccagccatacagaaattgggctgggtctagtgacgattggcggtggttatgtgagcattttagaagtgaggcatttcag cgacgatcggaggcgaataaggtgaataggagcaagattgattctattcacacgtaa
- the LOC105032436 gene encoding uncharacterized protein, translating into MAAMKVEAGGASFAATAAPAPAAARPQFEALKPHEMSDGKVQFRKVAVPPHRYAPLKRNWMEIYTPVYEQMKIDIRMNLKARRVELKTRSDTPDVSNLQKCADFVHAFMLGFDIADAIALLRLDDLYVDSFEIKDVKTLRGEHLSRAIGRLSGKGGKTKFAIENSTRTRIVIADTKIHILGSFLNIKVARDSLSSLILGSPAAKVYSKLRAVTARLAEKY; encoded by the exons ATGGCAGCCATGAAGGTCGAGGCGGGGGGAGCTTCGTTCGCTGCGACGGCGGCGCCGGCTCCGGCTGCTGCTCGCCCTCAGTTCGAGGCATTGAAGCCCCACGAGATGTCTGACGGAAAGGTCCAGTTCCGGAAGGTGGCGGTCCCGCCCCACCGCTATGCACCCCTGAAGAGGAACTGGATGGAGATCTACACCCCCGTCTACGAGCAGATGAAGATCGACATACGTATGAATCTCAAG GCTCGGAGAGTGGAACTCAAGACGCGATCTGATACACCAGATGTGAGTAACCTGCAGAAATGTGCCGACTTTGTCCATGCTTTCATGCTAGGATTTGATATTGCCGATGCCATTGCTTTATTGCGTCTGGATGATCTCTATGTGGACTCTTTCGAGATCAAGGATGTGAAGACGCTTCGTGGGGAGCACCTATCACGAGCTATTGGTAGGCTATCAGGAAAAGGGGGCAAGACAAAGTTTGCCATTGAAAATTCTACTAGGACCCGGATTGTCATTGCTGATACTAAGATCCACATCCTCGGATCTTTTTTAAACATTAAGGTTGCAAGGGATTCACTAAGTAGTCTAATTTTAGGGTCACCTGCTGCTAAAGTCTACTCCAAACTTAGAGCTGTCACTGCTAGATTGGCAGAAAAGTATTAA